The Daucus carota subsp. sativus chromosome 2, DH1 v3.0, whole genome shotgun sequence genome includes a window with the following:
- the LOC135150445 gene encoding uncharacterized protein LOC135150445: protein MDGYVNVNFFWGGEIIKQDNDVLYTLDPKEMMYVKLSSSLEELRDMVFGLMHISRHHWDVKLSVKYPRIGVSNLVSGFFVKSVKSGLVTSFHLGGDVSLFIETESIAQSSQHYGGEYGGNYGQTGQTAAGGQVSNYVENYGGSFGGDYGGNYGQSQGMQGWSSGYNYGTIGEYGGGSSNTGRFVVEEVVDEDDLSGRQPSPARQTPKRGAAIALALENEEDDEEYGSERAISSSDDSEWNLSQEDVPESEDFSEVDSDEEREGNMHLQTQALSIHEPRATWFGSQDYEPVIVSNKDAVMSLGFDPAADELTEGALFATKEVLIAAVKHAHISTDRNFIVEKSSTQVYKVKCVVSNCKWKLRAAKKKSHGLFQITKCPEIHTCLLDRPTQDHRKISAKMIGYVVAPYISQTPQLKVSNIITMVNDEYHHLVSYLKAWRGKMAAMESVYGSWKTTYNELPRFLNVMASTNVGSIVVVEVVPHHKERGTSTFVRAFWCLKAMIDGWQYARPVISIDGTFLKGKYNGKLLVAVGVDSNNHQYPICFALVDEETTENWSWFLRLLRRHVCRDRLGVCIISDRATGILAAMNDEASGFTPPMGYHRFCLHHVRSNFSKAFPGKELKMYMWLAGNTPQIRKYDAYMKKIGELSPQGLRWLLGISPALWTICHDTGHARFGQATTNITESFNGNVRVARHLPVTAMIEFMFYKTVRTVNKERNAVLEGIGEGHELCLRTRNKLEKIAAKANTHWVETFN, encoded by the exons ATGGACGGATACGTAAACGTTAATTTTTTCTGGGGAGGTGAAATCATAAAACAAGATAACGATGTTCTCTACACCTTAGATCCGAAAGAAATGATGTATGTGAAATTGAGCAGCTCACTTGAAGAACTACGAGATATGGTGTTCGGATTGATGCATATAAGTAGGCATCATTGGGATGTCAAGCTTAGTGTGAAATATCCTCGAATCGGGGTTAGTAACCTCGTTTCGGGATTCTTTGTGAAGTCTGTTAAATCGGGGTTAGTAACCTCGTTTCACTTGGGTGGAGACGTATCATTGTTTATCGAGACCGAGAGTATTGCTCAATCCAGCCAACACTATGGAGGCGAGTATGGGGGGAACTATGGACAAACCGGACAAACCGCTGCAGGTGGCCAAGTTTCAAATTATGTTGAAAACTACGGTGGGAGTTTTGGAGGCGATTATGGGGGAAACTATGGACAAAGCCAGGGCATGCAAGGATGGTCTAGCGGCTACAACTACGGGACGATTGGAGAGTATGGTGGTGGCTCGAGTAATACGGGTCGTTTTGTTGTTGAAGAGGTTGTGGATGAGGACGATTTGAGTGGTAGACAGCCATCACCGGCTCGTCAAACCCCGAAAAGAGGTGCAGCTATAGCTCTTGCACTGGAGAACGAGGAGGATGATGAAGAGTATGGCTCGGAAAGAGCCATAAGCAGCAGTGACGATTCGGAGTGGAATCTATCACAGGAGGATGTTCCGGAAAGTGAAGATTTTTCGGAGGTTGATTCCGATGAAGAAAGAGAGGGAAACATGCACTTGCAAACACAGGCATTGTCTATTCATGAACCTAGAGCTACATGGTTTGGATCCCAGGATTACGAGCCTGTGATTGTGTCCAACAAGGACGCAGTTATGTCACTCGGGTTTGATCCCGCCGCCGATGAGTTGACCGAAGGAGCTCTATTTGCTACCAAGGAAGTGCTCATAGCTGCTGTGAAACATGCACACATAAGTACAGATCGAAATTTCATCGTGGAGAAAAGCTCCACGCAAGTCTACAAAGTTAAATGTGTGGTTTCAAACTGCAAGTGGAAGCTAAGGGCCGCGAAGAAGAAGTCCCACGGCCTTTTTCAAATAACTAAATGTCCAGAGATTCACACATGCCTACTGGATAGACCCACGCAGGACCACCGCAAAATTTCAGCAAAAATGATTGGCTATGTGGTTGCTCCCTAC ATCTCCCAGACCCCTCAATTGAAGGTAAGCAACATCATCACAATGGTCAATGATGAGTACCACCATTTGGTTAGTTACTTGAAAGCATGGAGGGGGAAGATGGCCGCCATGGAAAGCGTTTATGGAAGCTGGAAGACAACCTACAACGAGCTCCCTCGGTTCCTTAATGTCATGGCCAGTACAAATGTCGGAAGTatagttgtggttgaggttgttccaCATCATAAAGAGAGGGGTACATCGACATTTGTTCGTGCATTTTGGTGCCTAAAAGCAATGATTGATGGTTGGCAGTATGCACGGCCAGTTATTTCCATTGATGGTACATTTCTTAAGGGAAAGTATAATGGGAAATTGCTGGTCGCGGTGGGAGTCGACTCTAATAACCACCAATATCCCATATGCTTCGCCCTTGTTGATGAGGAAACAACTGAAAATTGGTCTTGGTTTCTACGTCTTTTACGTAGACATGTATGCCGAGATAGATTGGGGGTTTGTATTATATCTGACCGTGCGACGGGGATCCTTGCTGCAATGAATGACGAAGCGAGTGGTTTTACCCCGCCGATGGGCTATCACAGATTCTGCCTCCATCATGTTAGGAGCAACTTCTCCAAGGCATTCCCGGGAAAGGAGCTTAAAATGTACATGTGGTTAGCCGGCAATACGCCACAAATTAGGAAATATGATGCCTACATGAAGAAGATTGGAGAGCTTTCGCCTCAAGGCTTGAGGTGGTTGCTAGGGATAAGTCCAGCCCTCTGGACTATTTGTCATGACACAGGCCACGCTCGTTTCGGCCAAGCTACCACAAACATCACGGAGAGCTTTAATGGTAACGTGCGCGTGGCTCGGCACCTACCTGTGACCGCAAtgattgaattcatgttttataAAACTGTTAGGACGGTCAATAAGGAGAGGAACGCAGTGCTTGAGGGCATTGGGGAGGGTCATGAACTTTGTCTAAGGACGAGAAATAAGTTGGAGAAGATTGCAGCCAAAGCTAACACACACTGGGTCGAGACATTTAATTGA
- the LOC108192268 gene encoding GDSL esterase/lipase At5g45670, which yields MGAELMKWFFLCMITVLTFSSWITRAQPQVPCYFIFGDSLVDNGNNNRIASLARANYMPYGIDFPEGPSGRFCNGKTTVDVIAELLGFEDFITPYAEARGQDILRGVNYASAAAGIREETGQQLGGRISFSGQVNNYRNTVSQMVNLLGDENSAGDYLSKCIYSIGLGSNDYLNNYFMPTIYSTSRRYNVQQYADVLLQQYKEQLVTLYNYGARKFALIGVGQVGCSPSELAQNSPDGSSCVERINEANEIFNSGLRSLVDELNLNQRDSRFTYINAYGIFQDLISRPAFYGFSNTNTGCCGVGRNNGQITCLPLETPCRNRNEYVFWDAFHPTEAANIVIGRRSYAAESASDSYPYDIRRLAQL from the exons ATGGGTGCTGAGCTTATGAAATGGTTCTTTCTGTGCATGATAACTGTGCTAACCTTTAGCAGCTGGATAACTAGGGCTCAGCCTCAGGTTCCATGTTACTTTATTTTTGGAGATTCATTGGTTGACAATGGTAATAATAATCGAATCGCTTCATTAGCAAGAGCAAATTATATGCCTTACGGTATCGACTTTCCCGAGGGACCTAGCGGAAGGTTTTGCAATGGTAAAACTACAGTTGATGTCATTG CTGAGCTGCTAGGGTTCGAAGATTTCATTACACCTTATGCAGAAGCACGGGGTCAAGACATACTCCGGGGAGTTAATTATGCATCAGCAGCTGCTGGAATCAGAGAAGAAACTGGGCAACAACTG GGTGGCCGGATTAGTTTCAGCGGGCAGGTAAACAATTACAGAAACACCGTATCGCAAATGGTGAATTTACTGGGGGATGAAAATTCAGCAGGGGACTATCTAAGCAAGTGTATATACTCAATCGGATTAGGAAGCAATGACTATCTTAATAACTATTTTATGCCTACAATTTACTCCACTAGCCGAAGATACAATGTTCAACAATATGCAGATGTTCTTCTTCAACAATACAAGGAGCAGCTAGTG ACGTTGTACAATTATGGAGCCAGAAAATTTGCTCTAATTGGAGTGGGACAGGTAGGGTGCAGCCCAAGTGAACTAGCACAAAACAGTCCAGATGGTTCATCATGTGTCGAAAGAATCAACGAGGCAAATGAGATCTTCAACAGCGGGCTTAGATCACTAGTCGATGAACTCAACCTAAACCAACGCGATTCGAGATTTACCTACATCAATGCTTATGGGATCTTCCAAGACCTAATTTCTCGTCCTGCATTTTATG GTTTCAGCAACACGAACACAGGGTGCTGCGGCGTAGGCAGAAACAATGGCCAGATTACATGTCTTCCACTCGAAACTCCGTGTAGAAACAGAAATGAATATGTGTTTTGGGATGCATTCCATCCCACAGAAGCTGCAAACATTGTCATAGGGAGGAGATCGTATGCTGCGGAGTCTGCGTCCGATTCATATCCGTACGATATCCGCCGACTGGCTCAGCTCTGA